A single window of uncultured Methanospirillum sp. DNA harbors:
- the gatB gene encoding Asp-tRNA(Asn)/Glu-tRNA(Gln) amidotransferase subunit GatB produces MEHDDVIIGLEIHCQLNTRSKLFCGCSTDFRDDEPNTHTCPVCLGLPGSMPVVNKKVIEFAMRVAKALNCAVLKECDFSRKNYFYPDLNKAYQITQYDRPLAEWGKLMIEGENGERDIRITRIHVEEDPGRSVHMGTTDRGKYTLVDYNRAGIPLIEIVTEPDLRSPKEARRFLNKLRATLEYLNVFDSEKEGSLRVDANISLRGSGRVEVKNISSYKGVEKALTFEITRQRNVIRRGQVVARETRHFVEARGITTSSRSKEEENDYRYFPEPDLMPMQVSDWVEGIVLPELPDARRERFMQQYGCSLEHARTLTGGLKLAEFYEEVAKTDASLAATWTADYLLGELNYRDFSIDAMPAEHFKELITLLKADTITDKSGVEILRTILDQVKNGEKPEMPTSIVKRLGLAKTGGDEITGMVREVIAENPQPVADYHAGKGPALNFLVGQVMKKCRGRADPGHLNALLREELDKMQGGA; encoded by the coding sequence ATGGAGCACGACGACGTCATCATCGGTCTTGAGATCCACTGTCAGCTCAATACCAGGTCCAAGCTCTTCTGTGGCTGCTCAACCGACTTCAGGGATGACGAGCCCAACACCCATACCTGTCCGGTCTGTCTCGGTCTGCCGGGAAGTATGCCGGTTGTCAACAAAAAGGTCATCGAATTCGCGATGAGAGTTGCCAAGGCGCTGAACTGTGCTGTTCTCAAGGAATGCGACTTCTCACGAAAGAACTACTTCTACCCTGACCTCAACAAGGCTTACCAGATCACCCAGTACGATCGACCGCTCGCCGAGTGGGGAAAACTCATGATCGAGGGTGAGAATGGAGAGCGTGACATCAGGATCACCAGGATCCATGTGGAAGAAGACCCGGGCCGGTCTGTTCACATGGGAACCACTGACCGTGGTAAATACACCCTCGTCGACTACAACCGTGCAGGAATACCACTGATCGAGATCGTCACCGAACCTGATCTCAGGTCACCGAAAGAGGCACGCCGGTTTCTGAACAAACTCCGTGCAACCCTTGAGTATCTGAACGTATTTGATAGTGAGAAGGAAGGATCGCTCAGAGTTGACGCCAACATCTCACTCAGGGGATCAGGGCGTGTTGAGGTCAAGAATATCTCCTCGTATAAGGGTGTGGAGAAAGCACTAACCTTTGAGATCACGAGACAACGGAATGTTATCAGGCGTGGACAGGTTGTCGCCAGGGAGACCCGTCACTTTGTGGAGGCACGGGGTATCACCACCTCATCACGTAGCAAAGAGGAAGAGAACGACTACCGCTATTTCCCTGAACCTGATCTTATGCCGATGCAGGTTTCGGACTGGGTAGAAGGCATCGTTCTCCCCGAACTGCCTGATGCACGACGTGAACGGTTCATGCAGCAGTACGGATGCTCTCTTGAGCATGCACGGACCCTGACCGGTGGTCTTAAACTTGCAGAGTTCTACGAAGAGGTCGCAAAGACCGATGCCAGCCTTGCAGCAACATGGACAGCAGACTACCTGCTTGGAGAACTCAACTACCGCGACTTCTCTATCGATGCGATGCCGGCAGAACACTTTAAAGAACTCATTACACTGCTGAAAGCTGACACCATCACCGACAAGAGCGGTGTTGAGATCCTGCGAACCATTCTCGACCAGGTAAAGAATGGTGAGAAACCGGAGATGCCTACCTCCATTGTCAAGCGGCTTGGCCTTGCCAAGACCGGTGGTGACGAGATAACAGGGATGGTCAGGGAAGTAATTGCAGAAAACCCACAGCCGGTTGCAGATTACCATGCAGGAAAGGGACCTGCGCTGAACTTCCTCGTCGGCCAGGTGATGAAAAAATGTCGTGGCCGGGCAGACCCCGGTCACCTGAACGCCCTCCTCAGGGAAGAACTCGACAAGATGCAGGGCGGAGCATAA
- the gatA gene encoding Asp-tRNA(Asn)/Glu-tRNA(Gln) amidotransferase subunit GatA has product MARTLNFSVSDTINAFITIIPEVSYEDGPLSGTTVAIKDNISTRGVETTCGSKILKGYIPPYDAHVVTLLKAAGAAIVGKTNMDEFGMGTTTENSAFGPTLNPCDPGRVPGGSSGGSAAAVAAGYCDMAIGSDTGGSIRCPAAFCGIVGLKPTYGRVSRYGLVAYANSLEQIGPMAKDVTDVSRLFSVIAGHDKRDSTSLDRPYTHIPDSSIKGLRIGLPSEFFGEGVDPKVAESVRDAVNTLEKAGAEAVPCSMPSMSHALAAYYVICTSEASSNLARFDGIRYGPGGDLRKSWHEEFSDRRQERFGKEVRRRIILGTFSLAAGYFGRYYQKAQTARQMVRDDFNRLFKDVDLVAGPTMPSIAFRLKEKSDPLQMYLADILTVPANLAGVPAISVPCGKVDGMPVGLQLLGRHFEDEKVIDAAFAYEQEAV; this is encoded by the coding sequence GTGGCCAGAACTCTCAACTTTTCGGTTTCAGATACAATCAATGCCTTCATCACCATCATCCCGGAAGTATCATACGAAGACGGGCCGCTGAGCGGAACAACCGTTGCAATAAAAGACAATATCTCAACCCGCGGAGTAGAAACAACCTGTGGATCAAAGATCCTCAAAGGATACATCCCTCCATATGATGCCCATGTCGTAACCCTCCTCAAGGCAGCCGGTGCAGCCATTGTCGGAAAGACAAACATGGACGAGTTTGGTATGGGGACGACGACCGAGAACAGTGCATTCGGCCCGACGCTCAACCCATGCGATCCCGGCAGGGTACCGGGAGGATCATCAGGTGGATCAGCGGCAGCAGTTGCGGCCGGATATTGTGATATGGCAATCGGGTCAGATACCGGTGGCTCTATCCGATGCCCGGCGGCCTTCTGTGGAATCGTAGGATTGAAACCCACCTACGGCAGAGTATCCCGGTATGGCCTTGTCGCGTACGCAAACTCCCTTGAACAGATCGGTCCGATGGCAAAAGATGTCACCGATGTCTCCCGTCTCTTCTCGGTGATAGCCGGTCACGACAAGCGTGATTCAACCTCATTGGACAGGCCATACACCCACATACCGGATTCTTCTATCAAAGGACTCCGGATCGGTCTTCCATCCGAATTTTTTGGTGAGGGTGTCGATCCAAAAGTTGCAGAGTCGGTCAGAGACGCAGTAAACACCCTTGAGAAAGCCGGAGCAGAGGCAGTGCCCTGCTCCATGCCATCCATGAGCCATGCACTTGCTGCGTACTACGTTATCTGTACAAGCGAAGCTTCGTCCAACCTTGCACGGTTCGACGGAATCAGATATGGACCAGGTGGCGATCTCAGAAAGAGCTGGCACGAAGAGTTCTCTGACCGGAGACAGGAGCGGTTCGGCAAAGAAGTAAGGCGCAGGATCATTCTCGGGACCTTCTCACTCGCAGCAGGATACTTTGGCAGGTATTATCAGAAAGCCCAGACTGCACGCCAGATGGTACGCGATGACTTTAACAGACTCTTCAAGGATGTTGATCTTGTCGCAGGACCTACGATGCCCTCGATTGCATTCAGGCTGAAGGAGAAGTCTGATCCTCTGCAGATGTACCTGGCAGATATCCTGACCGTGCCTGCAAACCTTGCGGGTGTTCCCGCAATATCGGTGCCATGTGGTAAGGTCGATGGCATGCCGGTGGGACTCCAACTCTTAGGGCGGCATTTTGAGGACGAGAAGGTTATTGATGCAGCATTTGCATACGAACAGGAGGCAGTCTGA
- the gatC gene encoding Asp-tRNA(Asn)/Glu-tRNA(Gln) amidotransferase subunit GatC, with the protein MVLSEDVRKIAKLADVGVDDGELEEFTSQCSDILTYFEMLDALPQGAGIDRGLVNIFREDEVTESLSQNEALSNAAETEDGYFKAPRVM; encoded by the coding sequence ATGGTACTATCAGAAGACGTCAGAAAGATCGCAAAACTAGCCGATGTCGGAGTTGATGACGGCGAACTTGAAGAGTTTACATCACAGTGCTCAGATATCCTCACCTATTTCGAGATGCTCGATGCACTCCCCCAGGGAGCAGGCATCGACCGTGGTCTTGTCAATATATTCAGAGAGGATGAGGTCACTGAATCTCTGAGTCAGAACGAAGCACTCAGCAACGCTGCAGAGACAGAGGATGGATACTTCAAAGCACCGAGGGTGATGTGA
- a CDS encoding asparagine synthase C-terminal domain-containing protein yields MERRGWVELNGTVLTDEEISHFLTGDQEKLSQFGGEFFLKWNTCSARDHFGIMPGDCPAGSVWCNGKKVSMIEPPFRSPDLNTAIVESIRMRSTEGVTALSGGVDSALVAAVAQRPCISVGVHDSHDLKRAALVARELDLPLEIRTVTPDEIEATLPVVLSLLPDPTPVDLAIATTLFFVAETARSAGYERILTGQGADEVFGGYSRYLGRTEEELASTFSTDFASLSRQGLRDQTIAGYHNTWLSMPYLDIRVVCAASAIPVTERVSEGIRKKPLREIAARYLSQETAYYEKKAMQYGTGIWKEIKRLARQNGYQNSVSDYMHHIRKA; encoded by the coding sequence ATGGAACGACGAGGCTGGGTCGAACTCAACGGGACCGTGCTAACTGATGAGGAAATATCCCACTTCCTTACCGGAGACCAGGAGAAACTCTCACAGTTTGGAGGAGAATTCTTTCTAAAGTGGAATACCTGCAGTGCACGAGATCACTTCGGGATCATGCCAGGAGACTGCCCGGCCGGATCAGTCTGGTGTAATGGAAAGAAAGTCAGTATGATCGAACCACCGTTTCGATCACCAGACCTCAACACTGCAATCGTGGAATCGATCCGTATGAGATCTACCGAAGGAGTGACTGCACTCTCCGGAGGAGTTGACTCAGCCCTTGTCGCGGCAGTTGCACAGAGACCCTGTATATCGGTAGGGGTTCATGACTCTCATGACCTGAAACGGGCTGCCCTGGTGGCCAGGGAACTTGATCTCCCCCTTGAGATCAGGACAGTAACTCCCGATGAGATCGAGGCGACCCTGCCGGTTGTACTGAGTCTTCTCCCTGACCCGACACCGGTGGACCTTGCCATCGCAACCACCCTCTTCTTCGTTGCAGAGACGGCACGCAGCGCAGGGTACGAACGTATCCTCACCGGACAGGGGGCAGACGAGGTCTTTGGCGGATACTCCCGGTATCTGGGAAGGACAGAGGAGGAACTTGCGTCAACCTTCTCAACAGACTTCGCATCACTCTCCAGACAGGGGCTCCGGGATCAGACCATTGCCGGGTACCACAATACCTGGCTCTCAATGCCATACCTTGACATACGAGTGGTGTGCGCTGCGTCAGCAATTCCAGTTACCGAGCGGGTCAGTGAAGGCATCAGAAAAAAGCCACTCCGGGAGATTGCCGCGAGATATCTCTCACAAGAGACGGCTTACTATGAGAAGAAGGCTATGCAGTACGGAACCGGGATCTGGAAAGAGATAAAACGTCTTGCAAGGCAGAACGGTTATCAGAACTCAGTTTCAGATTACATGCACCATATCAGGAAGGCATAA
- a CDS encoding response regulator, which produces MTRVLYIDDEPSLLTLTQLYLKEEADLDVEIATSAEDGLDLLKKSVYDAIISDYDMPDLDGIDFLKMVRAYDLTIPFIIFTGKGREEVAIEALNNGADFYIQKGGDPRTIFTELANAINHLVRRRQAERHALQIEEHLVAFLNALPDIAYIKGPDLRYLLINTAYQKYLGLSSAQDAVGRTDEELLPPSFALQSRSSDETILTRKEPIFVQDNFNGKTYQIQKFPLSFPSGTIGIGGIIREISDHNPGQPDSSD; this is translated from the coding sequence ATGACCCGGGTTTTGTACATTGATGATGAGCCGTCACTGCTCACACTCACCCAGCTCTATCTTAAGGAGGAGGCTGATCTGGATGTGGAGATCGCCACTTCTGCTGAAGATGGGTTAGATCTTCTCAAAAAATCAGTGTACGATGCCATAATCTCTGACTACGATATGCCTGACCTTGATGGTATCGATTTTCTAAAAATGGTCAGGGCATACGACCTTACCATTCCGTTCATCATCTTCACAGGCAAAGGGAGGGAAGAGGTCGCGATCGAGGCACTCAACAACGGTGCAGACTTTTACATCCAGAAAGGTGGTGATCCCAGGACAATCTTCACCGAACTGGCGAATGCCATAAACCACCTGGTCAGGCGGAGGCAGGCAGAACGCCATGCCCTTCAGATAGAAGAACACCTAGTAGCCTTCCTGAATGCACTGCCTGACATTGCGTACATTAAGGGTCCTGACCTCAGGTACCTGCTCATCAATACAGCGTATCAGAAGTATCTCGGTCTCTCATCAGCTCAGGATGCGGTGGGTAGGACCGATGAAGAACTACTCCCCCCTTCTTTCGCTCTCCAGTCCCGGAGTTCTGATGAAACTATCCTGACTCGGAAAGAGCCGATATTTGTTCAGGATAATTTCAATGGAAAAACGTACCAGATCCAGAAATTCCCGCTCTCGTTCCCATCGGGGACGATCGGTATAGGGGGAATTATCAGGGAGATCTCTGATCATAATCCCGGGCAACCCGACTCTTCTGATTGA